One region of Luteolibacter sp. Y139 genomic DNA includes:
- the dapB gene encoding 4-hydroxy-tetrahydrodipicolinate reductase — MIQLLVTGKSGRMGQAVIQAAGHEPAVLVTATHDAGENLAAAIAQANTVIDFTMHKFTGELLEAALKNGTHLVIGTTGHTDEERAAIREASAKLPIVYAPNFSIGVNTLFWLTQKAAQILTQDRFDIEVTEMHHRHKIDAPSGTARRLLEILNEETGTDYNKDIAHGRFGNVGPRPPREIGMHTLRGGDVVGDHTVMFAADGERVELTHKASSRLTFAAGAVRAAVWLYDKPAGLYDMQDVLGLK; from the coding sequence ATGATCCAGCTTCTCGTCACCGGAAAGTCCGGCCGCATGGGCCAGGCTGTTATCCAAGCCGCCGGCCATGAACCCGCCGTCTTGGTCACTGCAACTCATGACGCCGGCGAAAACCTCGCTGCCGCCATCGCCCAGGCGAATACCGTCATCGACTTCACGATGCACAAGTTCACCGGCGAGTTGCTGGAGGCTGCCCTGAAAAACGGCACGCACCTCGTGATCGGCACCACCGGCCACACCGATGAAGAGCGCGCCGCGATTCGCGAGGCATCCGCCAAGCTCCCGATCGTTTACGCGCCGAACTTCTCGATCGGTGTGAATACGCTCTTCTGGCTCACCCAGAAGGCCGCGCAAATTCTCACGCAGGACCGCTTCGACATCGAGGTGACGGAGATGCATCACCGCCACAAGATCGACGCCCCGTCCGGTACGGCGCGCCGCCTGTTGGAGATCCTCAATGAGGAAACCGGCACCGACTACAACAAGGACATCGCCCACGGCCGCTTCGGCAATGTCGGTCCGCGCCCACCGCGGGAAATCGGCATGCACACCCTGCGCGGTGGCGATGTCGTCGGCGATCACACCGTGATGTTCGCCGCCGATGGCGAGCGCGTGGAGCTCACCCACAAGGCCAGCTCCCGTCTCACCTTCGCCGCCGGTGCCGTCCGCGCCGCCGTCTGGCTCTATGACAAGCCCGCCGGCCTCTACGACATGCAGGACGTGCTGGGCCTGAAGTGA
- a CDS encoding rhomboid family intramembrane serine protease, producing the protein MHSPFVPGRSQRWKWWWEDVRSARFSLALAGVILVIEAVLAVLGGAGAIPGVYQALGLSRQGIQRGWIWQIASHALIHGVWWHAVLNVLVLVSTGARVERIGGWRTAARVFLMGALAGGVAFLLLPATESGMVLVGASGGIFALLLWLTTVSPQSRMLLLPLSAKNLGLGVLLASGILAVAVPWMPAGVLAVSHSCHFGGALAGWLMARRSMGSPVTLADLQKARARREPGVEP; encoded by the coding sequence ATGCACTCTCCGTTCGTGCCCGGACGGAGCCAGCGGTGGAAATGGTGGTGGGAGGATGTCCGCTCCGCGCGCTTCTCGCTCGCCTTGGCGGGGGTGATTCTGGTGATCGAGGCCGTGCTCGCCGTGCTTGGTGGAGCGGGGGCGATTCCGGGAGTCTATCAGGCGCTGGGATTGAGCCGACAGGGGATCCAGAGGGGCTGGATCTGGCAGATCGCGAGTCATGCGCTGATCCACGGGGTGTGGTGGCACGCCGTGCTGAATGTCTTGGTCCTCGTCAGCACTGGAGCCCGGGTGGAGAGAATCGGTGGATGGAGAACGGCGGCGCGGGTTTTTCTCATGGGAGCGCTGGCGGGCGGGGTGGCGTTCCTGCTACTGCCTGCGACGGAGTCTGGTATGGTGCTGGTGGGGGCTTCGGGCGGGATTTTCGCGTTGTTGCTGTGGCTCACGACGGTGTCCCCGCAATCGCGGATGCTGCTGTTGCCGCTTTCGGCGAAGAATCTCGGCTTGGGAGTTCTGCTCGCGTCGGGGATTCTTGCGGTGGCGGTGCCTTGGATGCCGGCGGGGGTGCTGGCTGTCTCACATTCCTGCCATTTTGGCGGGGCTTTGGCGGGCTGGCTGATGGCCCGCCGCAGCATGGGCTCGCCGGTGACCCTGGCCGATTTGCAGAAAGCCCGGGCCCGCCGAGAGCCCGGGGTAGAACCCTGA
- the dapF gene encoding diaminopimelate epimerase gives MLLHFYKMNGAGNDFVVVDNRDLSLSLTKDQIEHLCDRHRGVGADGLLAVEPAEDGADFKFRYYNADGGEAEMCGNGARCFGRFTAALMDDTPDRVTFETIAGELAAELVEDDVRIAMSEPKDLKLDTGVHIPGLEGTLRFINTGVPHVVVFVADLPGTEVVRHGAAIRYNKGFAPAGTNANFATVLAPGHIAIRSYERGVEDETLACGTGMVASALMHHLLDGAPSPIKVDVKGGDTLEIGFEKTGESTFTNVTLTGPADFVFEGDIEI, from the coding sequence ATGCTCCTGCATTTCTACAAGATGAACGGTGCCGGCAACGACTTCGTTGTCGTCGACAACCGCGACCTCTCCCTCTCCCTTACTAAGGACCAGATCGAGCATCTCTGCGACCGCCATCGCGGCGTCGGCGCGGATGGCCTGCTGGCCGTCGAGCCCGCCGAAGACGGTGCCGACTTCAAGTTCCGCTACTACAATGCCGACGGCGGCGAAGCCGAAATGTGCGGCAATGGCGCACGCTGCTTCGGGCGCTTCACAGCGGCGCTGATGGATGACACGCCCGACCGCGTGACCTTCGAAACGATCGCCGGCGAACTCGCCGCTGAACTCGTGGAAGACGACGTCCGCATCGCGATGTCGGAGCCGAAGGATCTCAAGCTCGACACCGGAGTTCACATCCCCGGCCTCGAGGGGACCCTGCGTTTCATCAATACCGGCGTCCCGCACGTCGTCGTATTCGTCGCCGACCTGCCCGGCACCGAAGTCGTCCGCCATGGCGCGGCGATCCGCTACAACAAGGGCTTCGCCCCGGCAGGCACGAACGCCAATTTCGCCACCGTCCTCGCCCCCGGCCACATCGCGATCCGCTCCTACGAGCGCGGCGTGGAAGACGAGACCCTCGCCTGCGGCACCGGCATGGTCGCCAGCGCGCTGATGCATCACCTCCTCGATGGCGCACCCTCCCCGATCAAGGTCGACGTGAAGGGCGGAGACACTCTGGAGATCGGCTTCGAAAAGACCGGCGAATCCACATTCACGAACGTAACCCTCACGGGACCAGCGGATTTCGTCTTCGAAGGCGATATCGAAATTTGA
- a CDS encoding NADH-quinone oxidoreductase subunit C gives MSAAQDIESLSAKFGADVVGTKEFRGEHTICVKLGVLHEVLATAKKEHGYEMIIDISSLDHFGEEPRFEMVYELVTVDDSKHLRVKSKVSEDEEVRTCTDLWVGADWHEREVYDMMGIRFSGHPDLRRILMWEGYPFYPLRKDFPLAGRPSEMPDVAFTGIAPLEGGPFVTSPGTNDSVKREPRARVVK, from the coding sequence ATGTCCGCTGCCCAGGATATCGAAAGCCTTTCCGCGAAATTCGGCGCGGATGTCGTCGGAACGAAGGAATTCCGCGGCGAACACACGATTTGCGTGAAACTCGGCGTGCTGCACGAGGTGCTGGCCACCGCGAAGAAGGAGCACGGCTATGAGATGATCATCGACATCTCGAGCCTCGACCACTTCGGCGAGGAGCCTCGTTTCGAGATGGTCTATGAACTCGTCACGGTGGACGACTCGAAGCACCTGCGGGTGAAGTCGAAGGTCTCCGAGGATGAAGAGGTCCGGACCTGTACTGATCTTTGGGTCGGTGCCGATTGGCACGAGCGCGAGGTTTACGACATGATGGGTATCCGCTTCAGCGGGCACCCGGATCTGCGCCGCATCCTGATGTGGGAAGGCTATCCTTTCTACCCGCTGCGCAAGGATTTCCCGCTGGCCGGTCGTCCGAGCGAAATGCCGGATGTGGCTTTCACGGGCATTGCTCCGCTGGAAGGTGGTCCGTTTGTGACCAGCCCTGGCACGAATGACTCGGTGAAGCGCGAGCCGCGTGCCCGCGTGGTGAAGTAA
- a CDS encoding type II toxin-antitoxin system VapC family toxin: MTGFFDTNILIDFLNGVPEAQVATAPYSRRCISRITWMEVLAGVKDTPGEDIARTFLAQFDVVEMTEDVVEAALTIRRHHVPKLKLPDAIILASARLLGTRLITRNTRDFPADSADVHVPYGRSP, translated from the coding sequence ATGACCGGATTCTTCGACACCAACATCCTCATCGACTTCCTCAACGGCGTCCCTGAGGCGCAGGTCGCCACCGCCCCCTACAGCCGCCGCTGCATCAGCCGCATCACATGGATGGAGGTGCTCGCCGGGGTCAAGGACACGCCAGGAGAAGATATCGCCCGCACTTTCCTCGCCCAGTTCGACGTCGTTGAAATGACCGAGGACGTCGTGGAAGCAGCCCTCACCATCCGCCGCCATCACGTCCCAAAACTCAAGCTTCCGGACGCCATCATTCTCGCGTCGGCACGCCTGCTCGGAACCCGCCTGATCACCCGGAACACCCGCGATTTTCCGGCCGATTCGGCAGACGTTCATGTCCCTTACGGCCGGTCGCCATGA
- the folK gene encoding 2-amino-4-hydroxy-6-hydroxymethyldihydropteridine diphosphokinase translates to MSADSPSSRRPARVGVALGSNLGNRLKHLQEARDLLKKLSVDGKFHQAPVYQTEPVACPPDSPDFYNTVVVFDYAGTAHDLLDATQAIEFRLGRVAVPERNAPRVIDVDILFFGDEQIDGEILDLPHPRLTSRRFVLQPLADLQPGLVLPGDQVSIAEHLRHLDSEEPPLVTVQAVW, encoded by the coding sequence ATGTCCGCAGACTCTCCATCCTCCCGGCGACCCGCCCGGGTCGGCGTTGCCCTTGGCTCCAACCTCGGCAATCGCCTCAAGCACCTGCAGGAGGCACGCGATCTCCTGAAGAAACTCTCCGTTGATGGAAAGTTCCACCAGGCCCCCGTCTATCAGACCGAACCCGTAGCCTGCCCGCCGGACTCGCCCGACTTCTACAATACCGTCGTCGTGTTCGACTACGCAGGCACCGCCCACGACCTCCTGGACGCGACCCAGGCCATCGAGTTCCGCCTCGGCCGGGTCGCCGTGCCGGAAAGGAACGCCCCGCGGGTGATCGACGTGGACATTCTTTTCTTTGGCGACGAGCAGATCGACGGCGAAATCCTCGACCTCCCCCACCCGCGCCTGACCTCCCGGCGCTTCGTTCTCCAGCCGCTGGCCGACCTCCAGCCGGGCCTCGTGTTACCCGGCGATCAAGTTTCGATTGCGGAACACCTCCGCCACCTTGATTCTGAAGAGCCGCCGCTCGTCACCGTGCAGGCGGTGTGGTAA
- a CDS encoding AAA family ATPase: MKQPSLILIGGPNGAGKTTFAREILTSDLKGMRFLNADEIARGLSPFDPAEVAFKAGRLLLRELDEQIRSQDSFALESTLSGRGHAPILRQARDQGYRIVLHFLWLPNPKESIARVKQRVRKGGHHVPSEDIRRRYPRIFENLVHLYLPLAHEWYFWSARSLPPIPLANSATHAIADVDGFLRSK; this comes from the coding sequence ATGAAGCAGCCCTCGCTCATCCTGATCGGGGGACCGAACGGCGCGGGGAAGACGACCTTCGCGAGGGAGATCCTGACGTCCGATCTCAAGGGCATGCGATTCTTGAACGCAGATGAAATCGCCCGTGGATTGTCTCCGTTCGACCCCGCAGAAGTTGCTTTCAAGGCGGGCAGGCTTCTGCTCAGGGAACTCGACGAGCAAATCCGCTCCCAAGACAGCTTCGCGCTGGAATCAACACTGTCCGGACGGGGGCATGCGCCCATCCTTCGGCAAGCTCGCGATCAGGGTTACCGGATCGTGCTCCACTTCCTCTGGCTCCCGAATCCGAAGGAATCCATCGCGCGGGTGAAGCAGCGGGTAAGAAAAGGAGGACACCATGTCCCATCAGAGGACATCCGGCGTCGATATCCCCGGATTTTCGAAAACTTGGTCCATCTCTACCTACCATTGGCTCACGAGTGGTATTTCTGGAGCGCCCGGAGCCTCCCGCCCATCCCCTTGGCAAACTCTGCGACTCATGCTATTGCTGATGTCGACGGATTCCTCCGCTCAAAATGA
- the rpsO gene encoding 30S ribosomal protein S15: MSESTINVADFKIHETDTGSADYQVALLTQRIVHLTAHLGLHKKDTSSRRGLLKLVAQRRKLLDYVRANSEERYQKLLAGLSLRK; the protein is encoded by the coding sequence ATGAGCGAAAGCACCATCAACGTCGCGGACTTCAAGATCCACGAAACCGACACCGGCAGCGCAGATTACCAAGTCGCCCTGCTTACCCAGCGCATCGTCCACCTGACGGCGCACCTCGGCCTGCACAAGAAGGACACCTCGTCCCGCCGCGGCCTCCTCAAGCTGGTCGCACAGCGCCGCAAGCTGCTCGACTATGTGAGAGCCAACTCCGAAGAGCGCTACCAGAAGCTGCTCGCCGGTCTGAGCCTCCGCAAGTAA
- a CDS encoding polyribonucleotide nucleotidyltransferase, producing MNIHTVTSQVGSNPITFETGKIAKLADGAVVVTCGETVVLVTAVSQTKVKAGQTWFPLSVEYKEKASAAGQFPGGYFKREGRPTEKEILTSRMTDRPLRPLFPKGYLYDTQIVALLLAADQINDSDILSMNGASAALAISDIPFAGPIGAVRVGRVNGEFIINPVFDDRAESDLDLVYVGNKTDVIMIEGAANELPEEDFIKALHFAQQAVQKLVEAQEELVRLAGKPKRDYALTVAKEELLEIGYEIAGSRIEDAIYAPSKVERGKKVGALRDEVEAAIKARYPESNDFDVEQVFEYIQKKAFRISIMEKGLRADGRQVGDLRPLFAEANSLPRVHGSAIFARGETQALGICTLAPADEKQFFDNYAGGEDSKRFILHYNFPPFSVGETGRMGGLNRREIGHGALAERSIAPVIPDVEDFPYAMRVSSEVMESNGSTSMATVCAGTMSLLCAGVPLKAPVGGISVGLVTEWNEDGTMKAHKALLDIIGSEDFYGDMDFKLCGTDDGVTGYQLDLKLPGLPLSILEEAIHMAKAARSTIIAKMTEAVSGPQALSPHAPRIVSVKIPADRIGELIGPGGKNIKGIQAESGAEINIEDDGTVHIYASKEEGLLRAKSLIERMFQEIEVGKIYTGKVVSITNFGAFMEVLPGKDGLIHVSELAEGRTEHVEDVVKKGDVITAKCLGVDEKGRVKMSRKAALRDEKAKSAEAEAPANA from the coding sequence ATGAATATCCATACCGTAACGAGCCAGGTCGGCTCGAACCCCATCACCTTTGAAACGGGGAAAATCGCCAAGCTCGCCGACGGCGCCGTCGTCGTGACTTGCGGCGAAACCGTGGTCCTCGTGACCGCCGTGTCGCAAACCAAAGTGAAAGCCGGCCAGACCTGGTTCCCGCTTTCCGTCGAATACAAGGAAAAGGCTTCTGCCGCCGGCCAGTTCCCGGGCGGCTACTTCAAGCGCGAAGGTCGTCCGACCGAGAAGGAAATCCTCACCTCGCGCATGACCGACCGTCCGCTGCGCCCGCTCTTCCCGAAGGGCTACCTTTACGACACCCAGATCGTCGCACTGCTTCTCGCCGCTGACCAGATCAACGACTCCGACATCCTCTCGATGAACGGCGCTTCCGCAGCGCTCGCCATCTCTGACATCCCCTTCGCTGGCCCTATCGGTGCCGTGCGCGTGGGCCGGGTGAACGGTGAGTTCATCATCAACCCCGTTTTCGATGACCGCGCCGAAAGCGATCTCGATCTCGTGTATGTCGGCAACAAGACCGACGTCATCATGATCGAAGGTGCCGCCAATGAGCTTCCCGAAGAAGACTTCATCAAGGCGCTGCACTTCGCCCAGCAAGCCGTTCAGAAGCTGGTGGAAGCCCAGGAAGAACTGGTCCGCCTCGCTGGCAAGCCGAAGCGCGACTACGCTCTCACCGTCGCCAAGGAAGAACTCCTTGAAATCGGCTACGAGATCGCTGGATCTCGCATCGAAGACGCCATCTACGCACCGTCCAAGGTCGAGCGTGGCAAGAAGGTCGGCGCTCTCCGCGACGAAGTGGAAGCTGCCATCAAGGCCCGCTATCCGGAGTCGAACGACTTCGATGTCGAGCAGGTCTTCGAATACATCCAGAAGAAGGCATTCCGCATCTCCATCATGGAGAAGGGTCTTCGCGCCGATGGCCGCCAGGTGGGTGATCTTCGCCCGCTCTTCGCCGAGGCTAACAGCCTGCCGCGCGTTCACGGTTCCGCGATCTTCGCCCGTGGCGAAACGCAGGCTCTGGGAATTTGCACGCTGGCTCCGGCCGACGAGAAGCAGTTCTTCGACAACTACGCCGGTGGTGAGGACAGCAAGCGCTTCATCCTTCACTACAACTTCCCTCCGTTCTCGGTGGGTGAGACCGGCCGCATGGGTGGCCTGAACCGCCGCGAAATCGGTCACGGTGCCCTTGCCGAGCGCTCGATCGCTCCGGTGATCCCGGACGTCGAGGATTTCCCATACGCCATGCGCGTGTCGTCGGAAGTCATGGAGTCGAACGGCTCCACCTCGATGGCCACCGTTTGTGCCGGCACCATGTCGCTGCTCTGTGCGGGTGTCCCGCTCAAGGCTCCGGTCGGCGGTATCTCCGTCGGTCTCGTGACCGAGTGGAACGAAGATGGCACGATGAAGGCTCACAAGGCCCTGCTGGACATCATCGGTTCCGAAGACTTCTACGGCGACATGGACTTCAAGCTCTGCGGCACCGATGACGGTGTCACTGGCTACCAGCTCGACCTGAAGCTTCCGGGCCTGCCGCTCTCGATCCTCGAGGAAGCCATTCACATGGCCAAGGCTGCCCGCTCCACGATCATCGCCAAGATGACCGAAGCGGTCTCCGGTCCGCAGGCTCTGAGCCCGCATGCCCCGCGCATCGTCTCCGTCAAGATCCCGGCTGACCGCATCGGTGAGCTCATCGGGCCTGGCGGCAAGAACATCAAGGGCATCCAGGCCGAGTCCGGCGCCGAGATCAACATCGAGGACGACGGCACCGTGCACATCTACGCTTCCAAGGAAGAAGGATTGCTGCGCGCGAAGTCGCTCATCGAGCGCATGTTCCAGGAAATCGAAGTGGGCAAGATCTACACCGGCAAGGTGGTCAGCATCACCAACTTCGGTGCCTTCATGGAAGTGCTTCCCGGCAAGGACGGCCTGATCCACGTGTCGGAGTTGGCCGAAGGCCGCACCGAGCACGTCGAAGACGTCGTCAAGAAGGGTGACGTGATCACGGCCAAGTGCCTCGGCGTGGACGAAAAGGGCCGCGTGAAGATGAGCCGCAAGGCCGCCCTTCGCGACGAGAAGGCCAAGTCTGCCGAAGCCGAAGCTCCCGCCAACGCGTAA
- the dapA gene encoding 4-hydroxy-tetrahydrodipicolinate synthase, whose amino-acid sequence MTFRGTYTALITPFREDRVDTAAFKALIDRQVAAGITGIVPVGTTGESPTVDTDEHIEIIRLAVEYAAGRCQVVAGTGANATKEAIELTQAAEKVGATGTLQVCPYYNKPSQEGLYRHFKAVAENTGLPVMLYSVPGRSGIEIGVETTARLAADCKNIVSIKEAGGSVERVNQLFQAVPADFSILSGDDPLTLPFMACGAVGLVSVASNIIPEVLVKLVQTCLDGDFPAALAQQKKWYPLFRGLMSLDVNPVPIKTAVALQGHCSEEMRLPLAPLTDSAKTQLTALLKEFGLL is encoded by the coding sequence ATGACTTTCCGAGGCACCTACACCGCGCTCATTACACCCTTCCGCGAAGACCGAGTCGATACGGCCGCTTTCAAAGCCCTGATCGATCGTCAAGTCGCAGCCGGGATCACGGGCATCGTGCCGGTCGGAACCACCGGCGAATCGCCCACCGTCGACACCGACGAGCACATCGAGATCATCCGCCTCGCCGTGGAATACGCCGCTGGCCGCTGCCAGGTCGTCGCCGGCACCGGCGCGAATGCGACCAAGGAAGCCATCGAGCTGACCCAAGCCGCCGAAAAGGTCGGTGCCACCGGCACCCTCCAGGTCTGCCCTTACTACAACAAGCCCTCACAGGAAGGCCTCTACCGCCACTTCAAGGCCGTCGCGGAAAACACCGGCCTACCGGTGATGCTCTACAGCGTGCCTGGCCGCAGCGGCATCGAGATCGGTGTGGAAACCACCGCCCGCCTCGCAGCGGACTGCAAGAACATCGTCTCCATCAAGGAGGCCGGTGGCTCGGTCGAACGCGTGAATCAGCTCTTCCAAGCCGTCCCCGCGGACTTCTCGATCCTTTCCGGCGATGACCCGCTCACCCTGCCCTTCATGGCGTGCGGTGCGGTCGGCCTCGTCTCGGTCGCCTCGAACATCATTCCGGAAGTGCTGGTGAAGCTCGTCCAGACCTGCCTCGACGGCGATTTCCCCGCCGCCTTGGCCCAGCAGAAGAAGTGGTATCCCCTCTTCCGCGGACTGATGTCGCTCGATGTCAATCCGGTCCCGATCAAGACCGCCGTCGCCCTCCAAGGCCACTGCTCGGAGGAAATGCGCCTGCCGCTTGCGCCGCTGACCGATTCCGCGAAGACCCAGCTTACCGCCTTGCTCAAGGAGTTCGGCTTGCTCTAA
- a CDS encoding ribbon-helix-helix domain-containing protein, whose amino-acid sequence MKKGVNYRDALKKKRTIIDLPDEDLKRLDDLADENSVPRATVLREAVAEYVVRKGKAPSTPKPLAGFGALKGYYGDAQAYQDELRGEWE is encoded by the coding sequence ATGAAAAAGGGTGTGAACTACCGTGATGCGCTGAAGAAAAAGCGCACGATCATCGACCTCCCAGACGAGGATCTGAAGCGCTTGGATGATCTCGCGGATGAGAATTCCGTCCCCCGCGCCACCGTCCTTCGGGAAGCCGTCGCCGAATACGTCGTCCGGAAGGGCAAGGCGCCCTCCACACCCAAGCCCCTCGCCGGTTTTGGCGCACTGAAGGGCTACTACGGCGACGCACAGGCCTATCAGGATGAACTTCGCGGAGAGTGGGAATGA
- the panB gene encoding 3-methyl-2-oxobutanoate hydroxymethyltransferase, protein MTGLEKAAALAARKHAGPPVTMLTAYDYPTARLFDDAGIDALLVGDSLGMVVLGYPDTTHVTLEHMLHHVAAVARAKPKALVIGDLSIGTYPDPATALANARKLVEAGAEAVKLEGGLRQAAKVRAIVDAGIPVCGHLGMLPQRVLEEGGYRKKGKTPEQSAALLEGAQALVEAGVFAIVFESVVPKTAEWLTSQLAVPTIGIGCGEHTCDGEVAVATDLIGTFPWFVPPFAKPEANLSPQITAAAAAYKARVQNCPAPLG, encoded by the coding sequence GTGACCGGTCTCGAAAAAGCCGCCGCTCTCGCCGCCCGGAAGCACGCCGGTCCGCCGGTGACGATGCTGACCGCCTATGACTACCCCACTGCCCGGCTGTTTGACGACGCGGGCATCGATGCCCTTCTCGTGGGTGACTCGCTCGGCATGGTGGTCCTCGGCTATCCGGACACCACCCACGTCACGCTGGAGCATATGCTCCACCACGTTGCCGCCGTCGCCCGGGCCAAGCCAAAGGCACTGGTCATCGGCGACCTTTCCATCGGCACCTATCCCGACCCGGCCACTGCCTTGGCAAATGCCCGCAAGCTCGTCGAAGCCGGGGCCGAGGCCGTGAAGCTCGAAGGCGGCCTCCGCCAGGCCGCGAAGGTCCGCGCCATCGTCGATGCCGGCATCCCCGTCTGCGGCCACCTCGGCATGCTGCCCCAGCGTGTGTTGGAAGAAGGCGGCTACCGCAAAAAGGGCAAAACCCCCGAGCAAAGCGCCGCCCTTCTCGAAGGCGCGCAGGCGCTCGTGGAGGCCGGAGTCTTCGCCATCGTGTTCGAAAGCGTGGTGCCAAAGACTGCCGAATGGCTCACCTCCCAGCTCGCCGTCCCCACCATCGGCATCGGCTGCGGCGAACACACCTGCGATGGGGAAGTCGCCGTCGCCACTGACCTGATCGGCACTTTCCCGTGGTTCGTCCCACCCTTCGCAAAGCCCGAGGCGAACCTTTCTCCCCAGATCACTGCCGCCGCGGCCGCCTACAAAGCCCGCGTCCAGAACTGTCCCGCCCCTCTTGGTTAG
- the trpA gene encoding tryptophan synthase subunit alpha: MNRIDAAFDRLRSEGKKAFVAYVAAGDPSFEASLEVIKALADAGSDIIELGLPFSDPLADGIVNQMAADRALKAGMSTPRSLELIRRFRETHQTPIVLFTYLNPIFTYGFEKFHADAAAAGADGILLLDLPPDEAKENDDLARGEGLKHIRLIAPTTPDERVKLLAASAEGFIYALSRTGVTGAHGAPSEGISEQVAKIRQDAKVPVCVGFGITTPDQATMVAKSADGVIVGSAIVKQIELNPDRAAAAVRDFVSPLIAATKAV; encoded by the coding sequence ATGAATCGCATCGACGCCGCCTTTGACCGGCTCCGCTCGGAAGGAAAGAAAGCCTTCGTCGCTTATGTCGCCGCTGGCGATCCCTCCTTCGAGGCCTCGCTGGAGGTGATCAAAGCCCTCGCCGACGCCGGTTCGGACATCATCGAGCTGGGACTCCCCTTCTCCGACCCACTTGCCGACGGCATCGTCAACCAGATGGCCGCCGACCGCGCCCTGAAGGCCGGCATGTCCACGCCGCGCTCCTTGGAGCTGATCCGCAGGTTCCGCGAGACGCACCAGACGCCGATCGTTCTCTTCACCTACCTCAATCCGATCTTCACCTATGGCTTCGAGAAATTCCACGCCGACGCCGCAGCGGCCGGAGCCGACGGAATTCTCCTGCTCGACCTGCCGCCGGACGAAGCCAAGGAAAACGACGACCTCGCCCGGGGCGAAGGCCTCAAGCACATCCGCCTCATCGCCCCGACCACACCGGACGAGCGCGTGAAACTCCTGGCCGCCAGCGCCGAGGGCTTCATCTACGCCCTGTCCCGCACCGGCGTGACCGGTGCCCACGGCGCTCCCTCGGAAGGCATCAGCGAGCAAGTCGCCAAGATCCGCCAGGACGCAAAAGTGCCCGTCTGCGTCGGCTTCGGCATCACCACTCCCGATCAGGCAACCATGGTTGCGAAGTCAGCGGACGGGGTGATCGTCGGCTCAGCCATCGTGAAACAGATCGAACTCAATCCCGACCGCGCCGCCGCTGCCGTGCGCGACTTTGTTTCCCCGCTGATCGCCGCCACCAAGGCTGTCTAA
- the nuoB gene encoding NADH-quinone oxidoreductase subunit NuoB: MVSDSTQTAHAAYDSKIEGNIIFTRVDAAMNWMRKNSMWPMPMGLACCAIEMMASACSRFDLSRFGMEVMRFSPRQADVMIVAGTVTYKMALAVKRIWDQMPEPKWCIAMGACASSGGMYRSYAVLQGIDKLIPVDVYISGCPPRPEALIEGLMKLQAKIESDPALANQKKEFIEDLA; this comes from the coding sequence ATGGTCAGCGATTCCACCCAGACCGCCCACGCGGCCTACGATTCCAAGATCGAAGGCAACATTATCTTCACGCGCGTGGATGCCGCGATGAATTGGATGCGCAAGAATTCCATGTGGCCGATGCCGATGGGACTCGCTTGCTGCGCGATCGAAATGATGGCCTCCGCGTGCAGCCGCTTCGACCTCAGCCGCTTCGGCATGGAGGTGATGCGCTTTTCCCCACGCCAGGCCGACGTGATGATCGTGGCTGGCACGGTGACCTACAAGATGGCCCTCGCCGTGAAGCGGATCTGGGACCAGATGCCGGAGCCGAAGTGGTGCATCGCCATGGGTGCCTGCGCCTCGTCCGGTGGCATGTATCGCTCTTACGCGGTGCTGCAGGGAATCGACAAGTTGATCCCGGTTGACGTTTACATTTCCGGCTGCCCGCCACGGCCTGAGGCACTCATTGAGGGCCTGATGAAGCTCCAGGCGAAGATCGAGAGCGATCCCGCGCTGGCGAACCAGAAGAAGGAGTTCATCGAAGACCTCGCCTGA
- a CDS encoding TM2 domain-containing protein, with protein MNDPQSLMWYQVHKKETSTTFLLWVFLGHFGAHRFYMGKTGSAVAMLLLVILSIPLIFVGIGILTYIGAFIWWLVDAFLICDWVRDHNLRLAHTISQQQHLPQQGGQFLPPA; from the coding sequence ATGAACGATCCCCAGTCATTGATGTGGTATCAGGTCCACAAGAAGGAGACCTCCACCACGTTCCTTCTCTGGGTCTTCCTCGGCCACTTCGGCGCGCACCGCTTCTACATGGGGAAAACCGGGTCGGCGGTCGCGATGCTGCTGCTCGTGATCCTCTCGATCCCGCTCATCTTCGTGGGCATCGGCATCCTCACCTACATCGGCGCCTTCATCTGGTGGCTCGTCGATGCATTCCTGATTTGTGACTGGGTCAGGGATCACAACTTGCGACTCGCCCACACCATTTCGCAGCAGCAGCATTTGCCACAACAAGGGGGGCAATTCCTGCCACCAGCCTAA